In Myxococcus stipitatus, the following are encoded in one genomic region:
- a CDS encoding DUF3322 domain-containing protein, with the protein MSPALAWTTPEDIHDQLRRVWESGRILSAPLSGEPLFPITLRVRRPEGTELVSRFGEARAWVRAWEVESEARRGSGIEVEWTEVRHRQLGTNRLPRDVLITSREAALKLLRKSADARRFDTLVAATLSRAPVLREWLVGHPHALLSRAEEWEQVLAVLDWFRANPRSGRYLRQVDVPGVDSKFIERRKELFAALLERVLPTRSDAEDADAFETRFGLRAKPARIRFRFLDPALFLDGLSDVTVNVVELAAMRPRVERVFITENEVNGLAFPEVPRSLVLFGLGYWLEQLGALPWLSLARVYYWGDIDTHGFAILDRLRALLPHARSLLMDHDVLRAHSANWSQEKAQHLGTLTRLTQPEASLLEDLQHQRFGERVRLEQEHVGYRWVENALAHLSF; encoded by the coding sequence ATGAGCCCGGCGCTCGCGTGGACGACACCCGAGGACATCCACGACCAGCTTCGTCGGGTTTGGGAGTCCGGCCGCATCCTCTCCGCCCCGTTGTCCGGGGAGCCTTTGTTCCCCATCACCCTCCGGGTGCGCCGCCCCGAAGGCACGGAGCTGGTGTCACGCTTCGGTGAAGCCCGAGCGTGGGTCCGGGCGTGGGAGGTCGAGAGCGAGGCGCGACGGGGCTCTGGCATCGAGGTGGAGTGGACCGAGGTGCGTCATCGCCAGTTGGGGACGAACCGGTTGCCCCGGGATGTCCTCATCACCAGCCGCGAGGCCGCGCTGAAGCTGCTGCGCAAGTCGGCGGACGCCCGCCGGTTCGACACCCTGGTCGCGGCCACTCTGTCCCGGGCTCCCGTGTTGCGTGAGTGGTTGGTAGGGCACCCTCATGCGCTCTTGAGCCGGGCGGAGGAGTGGGAGCAGGTGCTGGCCGTGTTGGATTGGTTTCGAGCGAATCCTCGCTCCGGGCGCTATCTGCGTCAGGTGGACGTTCCGGGGGTGGACTCGAAGTTCATCGAGCGGCGCAAGGAGTTGTTCGCCGCGCTGCTGGAGCGAGTGCTCCCCACGAGGTCCGACGCCGAGGACGCCGATGCCTTCGAGACGCGCTTCGGCCTGCGCGCGAAGCCGGCTCGGATTCGCTTCCGCTTCCTCGACCCGGCGCTCTTCCTCGATGGCCTCTCGGACGTGACGGTGAACGTCGTGGAGCTCGCGGCGATGCGGCCCCGCGTGGAGCGGGTCTTCATCACCGAGAATGAGGTGAACGGGCTCGCGTTTCCGGAGGTCCCCCGGAGCCTGGTCCTCTTCGGTCTGGGCTACTGGCTGGAGCAGTTGGGCGCGCTGCCCTGGCTGTCACTCGCACGCGTCTACTACTGGGGCGACATCGACACGCACGGCTTCGCCATCCTGGACCGGTTGCGTGCGCTCTTGCCTCATGCCCGGTCCTTGTTGATGGACCACGACGTCCTTCGAGCGCACTCGGCGAACTGGTCTCAAGAGAAAGCACAGCATCTGGGAACACTTACGCGCCTCACCCAACCAGAGGCCTCACTCCTCGAGGACCTCCAACACCAGCGGTTTGGCGAACGCGTCCGGCTGGAGCAGGAGCACGTGGGGTATCGCTGGGTGGAAAACGCCCTGGCACACCTGTCCTTCTGA
- the eno gene encoding phosphopyruvate hydratase, which translates to MTTIVGVVGREILDSRGNPTVEVDVVLDNGVRGRAAVPSGASVGTHEAVELRDGDKSRYLGKGVLKAVAAVNNELANAVRGMNAESQLEIDQTMIALDGTPNKKKLGANAILGVSLAVAKAAAAARGLPLYRYVGGVSANLLPVPMMNIINGGAHADNAIDFQEFMIMPVGAKSLADAVRMGAEVFHTLKKGLSDAGHGTNVGDEGGFAPNLTSAEAALDFIMKSIEKAGYRPNEDICLALDCAASEFYKDGVYDYEGEGKKRSVEDHVKYLESLVAKYPIVSIEDGLAEDDMAGWKLLTDRIGKKVQIVGDDLFVTNVKRLADGIKNGIANSILVKVNQIGTLSEVMAAVEMAHKAGYTAVMSHRSGETEDSTIADLAVATNCGQIKTGSLSRADRTAKYNQLIRIEQELGKQARYGGRSVLRVQG; encoded by the coding sequence ATGACTACTATCGTCGGTGTCGTAGGCCGTGAGATTCTGGACAGTCGCGGCAATCCCACTGTCGAAGTCGATGTCGTCCTCGACAACGGCGTTCGTGGCCGTGCCGCTGTTCCCTCGGGAGCCTCGGTGGGTACACACGAGGCCGTGGAGCTGCGCGATGGCGACAAGAGCCGCTACCTGGGCAAGGGCGTGCTGAAGGCCGTTGCCGCGGTGAACAACGAGCTGGCCAACGCGGTCCGCGGAATGAACGCGGAGTCGCAGCTCGAAATCGACCAGACGATGATTGCCCTCGACGGCACGCCCAACAAGAAGAAGCTGGGCGCCAATGCCATCCTCGGCGTCTCGCTGGCCGTGGCGAAGGCCGCCGCCGCCGCCCGGGGCCTGCCGCTCTACCGCTATGTCGGCGGCGTCTCCGCCAACCTGCTGCCCGTGCCGATGATGAACATCATCAACGGCGGCGCCCACGCGGACAACGCCATCGACTTCCAGGAGTTCATGATCATGCCCGTCGGAGCGAAGTCGCTCGCCGACGCGGTGCGCATGGGCGCCGAGGTCTTCCACACCCTGAAGAAGGGCCTCTCCGACGCGGGCCATGGCACCAACGTGGGCGATGAGGGCGGCTTCGCGCCGAACCTCACCTCCGCCGAGGCCGCGCTCGACTTCATCATGAAGTCCATCGAGAAGGCCGGCTACCGCCCCAACGAGGACATCTGCCTGGCGCTCGACTGCGCCGCCAGCGAGTTCTACAAGGACGGCGTCTACGACTACGAGGGCGAGGGCAAGAAGCGCTCGGTCGAGGACCACGTGAAGTACCTCGAGAGCCTCGTGGCGAAGTACCCCATCGTCTCCATCGAGGACGGCCTGGCCGAGGACGACATGGCCGGCTGGAAGCTGCTCACGGACCGCATCGGCAAGAAGGTGCAGATTGTCGGCGACGACCTGTTCGTCACCAACGTGAAGCGCCTGGCCGACGGCATCAAGAACGGCATCGCCAACTCCATCCTGGTGAAGGTCAACCAGATTGGCACGCTGTCGGAGGTGATGGCGGCCGTGGAGATGGCGCACAAGGCCGGCTACACCGCCGTCATGTCCCACCGCTCCGGTGAGACCGAGGACTCCACCATCGCGGACCTCGCGGTCGCCACCAACTGCGGTCAAATCAAGACCGGCTCGCTGTCCCGCGCCGACCGCACCGCGAAGTACAACCAGCTCATCCGCATCGAGCAGGAGCTGGGCAAGCAGGCCCGCTACGGCGGCCGCTCCGTGCTGCGCGTGCAGGGCTGA
- a CDS encoding ornithine cyclodeaminase family protein has protein sequence MKTLLVTQADLRKLVHAVGIHALMDQVIEAVEDAFRSFDTARTELRQREGFTLRNARTGVLEWMPVMRQGESITIKVVGYNPSNPKQYGVPTIIATNSVYDCGTGHLTAVVDGVLATALRTGAASAIASKCLANPDSRVVGLVGSGAQAVTQLHALSRLFSIERVNVFDVDPVAHRSFVHRVGFLGLDVRAVPLEVVEAEADILCTVTSVGVGEGPVIEDERLRPWVHVNAVGSDLPGKLELPRSLLERSLVCPDFLPQALVEGECQQLRPEQIGPCIINVVQRPERYEEWRRRSTVFDSTGFSLEDEAVTRVLTELARRHGLGLDVELECLAGDAMDPYDLLLPERQPQPGHAPPGGLRHTIRVA, from the coding sequence GTGAAGACACTTCTTGTCACCCAGGCGGACCTGCGCAAGTTGGTGCATGCGGTTGGAATCCATGCGCTGATGGACCAGGTCATCGAGGCGGTGGAGGACGCCTTCCGCTCATTCGATACGGCTCGGACGGAGCTGCGGCAGAGAGAGGGATTCACCCTGCGAAACGCCCGGACCGGGGTGCTGGAGTGGATGCCCGTGATGCGGCAGGGGGAATCCATCACCATCAAGGTCGTGGGATACAACCCCAGCAATCCAAAGCAATACGGGGTTCCCACGATCATCGCCACCAACAGCGTGTATGACTGTGGCACGGGACATCTCACCGCGGTGGTGGATGGGGTTCTGGCCACGGCCTTGAGGACAGGGGCCGCCTCCGCCATCGCGAGCAAGTGTCTGGCGAATCCGGACAGCCGGGTGGTAGGTCTTGTCGGGAGCGGGGCGCAGGCCGTGACACAGTTGCATGCACTGTCCCGGCTGTTCTCCATTGAACGTGTGAATGTGTTTGACGTGGACCCGGTGGCGCACCGTTCGTTTGTGCATCGCGTCGGGTTCCTGGGGCTGGATGTTCGCGCGGTGCCGCTGGAGGTGGTGGAGGCGGAGGCGGACATCCTGTGCACCGTGACGTCCGTGGGAGTGGGGGAGGGGCCGGTCATCGAAGACGAGCGGCTGCGGCCGTGGGTGCACGTCAACGCGGTGGGCTCGGACCTGCCCGGGAAATTGGAGCTGCCTCGCTCGTTGTTGGAGCGCAGCCTGGTGTGTCCGGACTTCCTGCCGCAGGCGCTGGTCGAAGGTGAGTGTCAGCAGCTGCGGCCCGAGCAGATTGGCCCCTGCATCATCAACGTCGTGCAGCGCCCCGAGCGTTACGAGGAATGGCGCAGGCGCTCCACGGTGTTCGACTCCACGGGCTTCTCGTTGGAGGACGAGGCGGTGACGCGGGTGCTCACGGAGCTGGCTCGGCGGCACGGGTTGGGATTGGACGTGGAGCTGGAGTGTCTGGCGGGGGATGCGATGGACCCGTATGACCTGCTCCTGCCGGAGCGTCAGCCGCAGCCGGGACACGCGCCGCCTGGAGGGCTCCGGCACACGATTCGCGTGGCCTGA